One Rhizoctonia solani chromosome 2, complete sequence DNA segment encodes these proteins:
- a CDS encoding ER membrane protein SH3, translated as MSFEDESDWSDSDDGSQQQTSVLLGIPDGEIKDPKDTRDPNVSRLGGKPVRPSTVRSASTYSLLSYIRIISRMYPTIAEYHLAFFILVYSGTDTTTKQKVLHPRHISPTGFVLALQKQPYGSSVVRLWMRESRVPETTRQASSIHLPCPCAPRLRPLFLQIHITTPNSIRAFRQLRFNDKYAAKLQKRKERAQREKEREEAKIAASASGLNTNTLSNPFSRKERKMKEGKGAREGEEDDLASGGSEDDYEYEDEPEVDALADKFTHATITEPSPAPTENEWVAHPFYPPIYLNTVFEYITPPKPTATSQKQAGEGGKGAEMWDLEQYERSSDEDPVFQRFAQRISEQGTQCIRYELGGTPLPFHTDDVYKKLFPPAPIAPGTQVPVAGPQPVSKPTYDPKAIPICEHCKSRRIFECQLMPNVLNLLKKPSPKAKQSATEAEEARKKLVAAALGGKEGLEWSGEHVWCLRARRIVVMGGKLGERKRYGFNGSGADRTPPPCNRSFDQLSSRPGSRGPAQPLPPIADWVVQSRMATTKAERRRTVMNTTTFDPSLLEQPPAPPPASANPSGNANGNANAPTHPSASANTSKPSSRSSTQRQVSGGPAHSQKTLEQILANASPPGDMQNALTQLLDERNAVVQQNTQLWRIIEKQKASLAAATKDLDRIRAEREKYRRLFEETSGSGSEGRSKTMSKSRGPMARHQSDDVVHQVPSRSHGSRSDLNSYDEPVFVSDDRDTTLTPSTRPPVRSESLPTSTAPSKLSMTSAAEPTPPPAASSSLEPPIEPTSRAAKRESRIDFPDQTRQYIANMQSQNQNQNQDPPSDPASSTYFAPPPLPNVASVSPMNFDGAFAQHMVHSQSRPQDATKTPTQSSVTGFVPPPPPPPLPSRVPAESDEEFSADGHSSTVYSPAESNSKQALPTIIRNAPSIPQLNKRVNTTSIQTASLQSSIQEDTASFDSSPIATSPTTSTMSTPPPPKMQRTDSQQTTTTTSPPRLTPFDMGTAIITVPLSHIRANDRGKEVLSFVIEIALDPMSEREGWKIEKLYSDVLALDVKVRQTLSRSALKKIAPLPDAKLFKDNAPAKVDQRKMMLQAYLSSVLSAPWKNPADVTPFFTSDVILHARAPVSHPGYKEGYLTKRGKNFGGWKTRYFVLQSPVLEYYESRGGAHLGSIPLVGSQIGRQQRHNTRDNDDENAYRHAFLIIEGKRGPSGALNRHVLCAESDEERDAWVEVLVRYVVGEYDAGSTQAQAQGQLGNRSSQSQSRASTSSFQEQQQPRRTRAMSKDEILKGNALPISQLAQDASNAKLFQAPPPPPELGPKVGAAPIPIENRNTTSTAEQDVPLSSSLPSQLDVAMGQSQQPGQRSNSELGHYPDMAPPPVRKMNRASYHPSAQQQQQQYQERAPSPDKVRISGPMNGAPIPAGHRFGDSSTGAGASNERERKAKSGRFWGFGKAASDKPLPAPQIAAASRAVFGIPLQESLAISQIANLPAIVFRCIEYLEAKRADQEEGIYRLSGSSAVIKSLKDKFNAEGDVNLLESEEYWDPHAVAGLLKSYLRELPSSILTRDLHLNFLAVIDLADPQERVSELASLISQLPLANYSLLRALTAHLILIVQNSNVNKMTMRNVGIVFSPTLGIPAGVFSLMLNEFNRVFSVEAEGAPAPVEEAGLTVPPAAEATSSTRGKRGATDPSRRNSRSYNEAHADKLLGLAGRSLKVDEESDDDEGALEDNDHESEDETDHSGMFTTSPPQTPAAPVTGAARLEPPATDPHKGHSATVAASRGLHIAPPSIHPRSVSGPGLPQSPRPIRSPAGSAGSPATPRILFICFNVDHKVLYAAPLTDKIVDDGFEFYTTFYNAPRAVKGLLHAMMGLGILSLVAKLHKWDESALFFDGSSLAAFMFGIILYASVVIPALRIIVSPLETDGRKERTESLRILAAANTLIVICLVGVLAMQGGQEYARRYEERELRRVQEQERKEAAAGKDGAPVASAEEKKNQ; from the exons ATGTCATTCGAAGACGAATCTGATTGGTCTGACTCTGATGACGGGTCGCAGCAGCAGACCAGTGTGCTGCTGGGTATTCCTGATGGAGAGATCAAAGATCCAAAAGATACGAGGGATCCAAATGTATCGCGTCTCGGCGGGAAGCCCGTGCGTCCGTCTACTGTCCGATCAGCTAGTACGTACTCACTCCTTTCTTATATACGTATTATTTCTCGCATGTACCCTACGATTGCCGAATACCATCTTGCATTTTTCATTCTCGTCTATTCTGGGACCGACACaacaacaaaacaaaaagtgCTTCATCCCAGGCACATCTCGCCCACCGGTTTCGTCCTCGCTTTGCAAA AACAGCCCTATGGATCGAGTGTTGTACGTCTTTGGATGCGCGAGTCCAGGGTGCCAGAGACGACCAGGCAGGCAAGTTCCATTCACCTTCCCTGCCCTTGCGCCCCTCGCCTCCGCCCCCTGTTTTTACAAATTCATATAACCACCCCGAACAGTATACGCGCATTCCGTCAACTAAGATTCAACGACAAGTACGCCGCCAAGCTCCAAAAACGAAAAGAAAGGGCGCAGCGAGAAAAGGAAAGAGAAGAAGCCAAAATTGCAGCATCTGCATCAGGACTGAATACTAACACTTTATCTAACCCTTTCTCG AGGAAGGAGAGGAAGATGAAGGAAGGGAAAGGAGCaagagaaggagaagaggatgATCTGGCCAGCGGCGGGAGTGAAGATGATTACGAGTATGAAGACGAACCGGAAGTCGATGCGTTGGCAGACAAATTCACGCATGCGACTATTACCGAACCATCCCCTGCGCCTACCGAAAATGAATGGGTCGCTCATCCGTTTTACCCGCCTATCTACTTGAACACCGTATTCGAATACATCACTCCTCCCAAACCTACCGCCACCAGCCAGAAACAAGCTGGTGAAGGGGGGAAAGGAGCGGAAATGTGGGATTTGGAGCAATACGAGCGGTCTTCGGATGAAGATCCAGTTTTCCAAAGGTTCGCGCAGAGGATAAGCGAGCAAGGTACTCAATGTATTCG TTATGAACTCGGGGGAACGCCCTTGCCGTTTCATACGGATGATGTATACAAGAAATTGTTCCCGCCGGCTCCAATCGCCCCAGGTACTCAGGTCCCGGTAGCCGGCCCTCAACCGGTGTCAAAACCGACATACGACCCCAAGGCCATTCCCATATGCGAACATTGCAAAAGTCGACGAATATTTGAATGCCAACTAATGCCAAACGTGCTAAACCTACTGAAGAAACCTTCTCCAAAGGCGAAACAAAGTGCAACAGAGGCGGAAGAGGCACGGAAAAAATTAGTGGCTGCTGCGTTGGGGGGCAAGgaggggttggaatggagtGGGGAACATGTATGGTGTTTGCGTGCGagaaggattgttgtgatggGCGGGAAACTTGGCGAGAGGAAGAGGTATGGGTTCAATGGGAGCG GGGCAGATAGGACGCCGCCCCCTTGCAATCGGAGCTTCGACCAGCTTTCCTCGCGACCAGGAAGTCGGGGTCCAGCACAACCCTTGCCGCCTATAG CTGACTGGGTAGTGCAGAGCAGAATGGCCACGACCAAAGCCGAGCGCCGGAGGACGGTGATGAATACGACGACGTTTGACCCTTCTCTCCTCGAGCAGCCGCCGGCACCACCCCCAGCTAGTGCGAATCCAAGTGGGAATGCCAATGGCAATGCGAATGCCCCCACACATCCCTCGGCCAGTGCAAACACATCCAAACCATCCTCTCGCTCCTCCACCCAGCGCCAGGTATCCGGAGGTCCTGCCCATTCCCAGAAAACACTCGAGCAGATACTCGCCAATGCAAGCCCCCCGGGAGATATGCAAAATGCGCTGACTCAGCTCCTCGACGAGCGCAACGCCGTCGTACAGCAAAACACACAGCTCTGGCGTATTATCGAGaagcaaaaggcgagtctTGCTGCTGCCACCAAGGACCTCGACCGCATACGCGCCGAAAGGGAAAAGTACAGGCGCTTGTTTGAAGAGACGAGTGGGAGCGGGAGTGAAGGTCGTTCAAAGACCATGTCCAAGAGCAGAGGTCCTATGGCTCGCCATCAGAGCGACGACGTTG TTCATCAAGTCCCTTCCCGTTCTCATGGTTCTCGCTCAGACCTCAACAGCTACGACGAACCCGTGTTTGTGTCCGACGACCGCGATACGACTTTGACTCCTTCCACCCGTCCACCCGTACGCTCAGAGTCCCTTCCTACGTCGACTGCACCATCCAAACTATCGATGACCTCGGCAGCTGAACCTACCCCGCCACCCgctgcttcctcttcgcTCGAACCCCCTATAGAACCCACGTCTCGTGCAGCCAAACGTGAATCCAGAATCGACTTTCCTGACCAGACAAGGCAATACATCGCCAATATGCAATCTCAGAACCAGAACCAGAATCAAGACCCTCCTTCTGACCCTGCCTCTTCTACCTACtttgctcctcctccccTGCCAAATGTAGCATCCGTATCACCCATGAACTTTGATGGCGCGTTTGCCCAACATATGGTTCATTCTCAGTCTCGGCCTCAGGACGCTACCAAGACACCCACCCAAAGCAGTGTCACAGGGTTCGTACCACCCCCGCCACCACCCCCCTTGCCAAGTCGTGTCCCAGCCGAGTCGGACGAGGAGTTTAGTGCAGACGGACATAGCTCGACGGTTTACTCTCCGGCAGAGTCCAATTCGAAGCAAGCCTTGCCCACGATCATTCGAAACGCCCCGTCTATCCCACAATTGAACAAGCGCGTGAACACGACGTCCATTCAGACTGCGTCTTTGCAATCGTCTATACAGGAAGACACCGCGTCGTTTGATAGCAGTCCGATAGCTACATCACCCACAACTTCGACCATGTctactccccctcccccaaaGATGCAGCGCACAGATTCTCAGCAAACGACTACGACTACCAGCCCGCCGCGATTAACTCCGTTCGACATGGGCACGGCTATCATCACCGTCCCGTTATCTCACATACGCGCCAACGATCGTGGCAAAGAGGTGCTCAGCTTCGTGATTGAAATCGCACTGGATCCGATGAGCGAACGCGAAGGTTGGAAAATTGAGAAACTTTATTCGGACGTGCTCGCACTGGACGTCAAGGTTCGCCAAACCTTGAGCAGGAGCGCTTTAAAAAAGATCGCTCCCTTGCCCGATGCTAAGCTGTTCAAGGACAACGCGCCCGCCAAGGTTGATCAGCGCAAG ATGATGCTCCAAGCATACTTGTCGAGTGTCCTCTCTGCCCCATGGAAAAATCCGGCAGATGTCACGCCGTTCTTCACTTCGGATGTTATCCTGCATGCCCGTGCCCCCGTTTCCCACCCAGGGTACAAGGAGGGGTACCTTACCAAACGAGGCAAGAACTTTGGAGGGTGGAAGACGAGGTACTTTGTGCTCCAGAGCCCGGTGCTGGAATACTACGAAAGT CGTGGGGGAGCACATTTGGGTTCTATTCCCCTTGTGGGTTCTCAGATAGGTCGTCAGCAACGGCACAATACGCGCGACAACGACGACGAAAACGCCTATCGTCATGCTTTCCTCATTATTGAAGGCAAGCGCGGACCTTCGGGTGCGCTCAATCGACATGTCTTGTGTGCCGAGAGCGACGAAGAGCGGGATGCGTGGGTGGAAGTGTTGGTTCGCTATGTCGTGGGAGAGTATGATGCTGGCTCCACACAAGCGCAAGCACAAGGACAGCTGGGGAACCGATCGTCCCAGTCCCAATCCCGAGCGTCGACGAGTTCGTTCCAGGAACAACAGCAGCCACGAAGAACGCGTGCCATGTCCAAAGACGAGATCCTCAAGGGCAACGCCTTGCCCATATCTCAACTCGCCCAGGATGCGTCGAATGCCAAGTTGTTCCAGGCCCCGCCTCCGCCGCCCGAGCTCGGTCCGAAAGTAGGAGCCGCGCCGATCCCGATTGAGAATAGGAACACGACGAGCACGGCCGAGCAAGATGTCCCGCTGTCGAGTTCTCTGCCTTCGCAGCTGGACGTCGCGATGGGCCAATCTCAACAGCCTGGCCAACGGAGCAATTCCGAGTTGGGGCATTATCCGGATATGGCGCCTCCCCCCGTACGAAAGATGAATAGAGCATCGTACCATCCGTCTgcgcagcagcaacagcaacagtaCCAAGAGAGGGCACCTTCGCCCGACAAGGTTAGGATTTCCGGACCGATGAACGGTGCGCCGATCCCGGCTGGACACCGCTTTGGGGACTCGTCGACTGGTGCTGGCGCAAGCAACGAGCGAGAACGTAAGGCCAAGAGCGGCAGGTTCTGGGGGTTCGGCAAGGCTG CGAGCGACAAGCCCCTGCCCGCACCCCAAATCGCGGCCGCCAGCCGTGCAGTATTTGGTATCCCGCTCCAGGAATCACTCGCGATTTCCCAGATCGCGAACTTACCTGCGATTGTGTTTAGGTGTATCGAGTACTTGGAGGCTAAGCGTGCCGATCAGGAGGAAGGCATATATAGGTTGAGCGGGAGCTCAGCAGTGATTAAGAGTTTGAAGGACAAGTTTAATGCTG AGGGTGATGTGAACCTGTTGGAGAGCGAAGAGTACTGGGATCCGCATGCCGTTGCTGGTTTATTAAAGTCTTATCTCCGAGAACTCCCATCGAGTATCTTGACGCGGGATCTGCACTTGAATTTCTTGGCTGTGATTG ATCTCGCAGACCCGCAAGAGCGCGTCTCGGAGCTCGCTTCACTCATTTCTCAGCTCCCACTCGCCAACTACAGCCTCCTGCGAGCGCTGACCGCACACCTAATCCTCATCGTCCAAAACTCAAACGTGAACAAGATGACGATGCGAAACGTGGGCATCGTGTTTAGTCCGACGTTGGGTATCCCGGCAGGAGTGTTCAGCTTGATGCTGAACGAGTTTAATCGGGTGTTTAGCGTGGAAGCTGAAGGAGCGCCTGCACCTGTTGAAGAGGCAGGGTTGACTGTTCCCCCCGCTGCCGAAGCTACTTCGAGTACGCGTGGGAAGCGTGGTGCAACCGATCCCAGTCGGCGGAACAGTCGAAGCTACAACGAGGCACATGCGGATAAGTTGTTGGGTCTTGCCGGTCGTTCCCTCAAAG TGGATGAAGAATCGGACGATGATGAAGGCGCTTTGGAAGATAATGACCATGAATCAGAGGATGAAACAGACCATTCGGGAATGTTCACCACTTCACCGCCTCAAACACCCGCTGCTCCTGTTACTGGAGCTGCGCGCCTGGAGCCACCGGCCACAGACCCACATAAGGGCCATTCGGCCACGGTCGCTGCTTCACGTGGGTTACACATTGCACCTCCGTCGATTCATCCACGGTCGGTGTCTGGACCGGGATTGCCCCAGTCCCCAAGGCCCATTAGGTCTCCGGCTGGTTCGGCTGGGTCACCTGCTACACCTC GTATCCTGTTCATTTGTTTTAATGTAGACCACAAGGTGCTCTATGCTGCGCCACTCACGGACAAGATTGTCGACGATGGATTTGAGTTCTATACTACATTTTATAATGCACCAAGAGCTGTGAAG GGCTTATTGCATGCCATGATGGGGCTGGGTATCTTGAGTCTTGTTGCGAAGCTCCATAAATGGGACGAGAGCGCATTGTTCTTTGACGGATCAAGTCTAG CTGCATTTATGTTTGGCATTATCCTCTATGCGTCTGTCGTAATCCCTGCTCTTCGTATAATTGTCAGCCCTCTCGAGACCGATGGCCGTAAAGAACGCACCGAGTCCCTCCGAATCCTTGCTGCTGCGAACACCCTTATCGTTATTTGCCTTGTTGGTGTTTTGGCCATGCAG GGAGGACAAGAATATGCTCGACGATATGAGGAACGCGAGCTGCGCAGGGTGCAAGAACAAGAGCGCAAGGAGGCCGCGGCTGGTAAAGATGGTGCTCCAGTTGCGTCTGCTGAAGAGAAGAAAAACCAGTAA
- a CDS encoding cation efflux family protein, whose protein sequence is MLCDFFPILRKPCGAYAANKWLFERGVGSVWLAERVLLCAALGVALRLVLGKKNSLRRVEWPLLALSSFLNFIRILSFCAALPRLGALRLLIFTYLTPTWIQSIVTLSSTRAIIATTIALAFSALSDAGWVIHQLHTPAPAYGFLLLNALATWGYDHTVHALSPGIGDQAAAGASLVGAFICAVPGHFIAVGLGAVHPTPTLPIPSFLAILVLATGFFLAPGTGTDVTRATLPLFIAFFIGPILFRSNPGWTDLLVAGLLSYGASHTHARSLTAKTQPTSRLIRSYLKTILANPESRKIFYFLVLNMCYMLVQMLYGIWTNSLGLISDAIHMAFDCMAIAVGLLASVMATWPANDKFTYGYGRIETLSGFANGIFLILISIFIIFEAIQRLLDPPEMNTSQLLLVSGLGLGVNLFGMFAMGGHHHGHSHGGHSHGHSHGGGHSHSSSSHSHSRSGGDDHGHSHGREDHGHSHGHEDHGHSHGHEDRGHSHGHNDHGHSHGRRESAPTVVVNGVNGHGHAHDDCDNHSHDGEHGHSHGDHGHSHNGDHGHSHDHHENSQNGDHGHSHDTDHGHSHDSGNGHSHNGNGTHGHSHDEHGHGLAPLHVPPRNSTSSPGPLLSPTLPFMPANMRSPSPPPAAPPIPTIATLMAIMMDTLGSVGVIISTLLIQWYGWTGFDPIASLFIAILIAASVVPLVIDCAKVLSLDVGERETSIRQALIELSNVDGLASYSAPRFWPKDGESLVGSIHIQLAPSASSYDPAGAHRAQRVTYANADRVVDRVEQLLRARIHGLHDLTIQVEGSRDQPWCSCLNDLGAGRGI, encoded by the exons ATGCTTTGCGATTTCTTCCCTATTTTGAGAAAAC CATGTGGTGCGTATGCTGCCAACAAATGGCTTTTTGAGCGCGGCGTTGGGTCTGTTTGGCTTGCCGAGCGCGTGTTGCTCTGTGCCGCCCTTGGGGTCGCTCTGAGATTGGTCcttgggaagaagaatagTTTGAGAAGAGTCGAG TGGCCCTTGCTCGCCCTCTCATCCTTCTTGAACTTTATTCGTATCCTCTCGTTTTGTGCAGCACTTCCTCGACTAGGAGCTCTCCG ATTATTGATATTCACATACTTGACTCCAACGTGGATACAATCCATCGTCACTCTTTCCTCC ACACGCGCAATAATAGCAACCACCATCGCTCTTGCGTTTTCCGCACTCTCAGACGCCGGCTGGGTGATCCATCAACTCCACACACCCGCACCTGCATATGGGTTCCTACTCTTGAACGCCCTCGCTACCTGGGGATACGATCATACTGTCCATGCACTCTCTCCAGGAATTGGGGACCAAGCTGCAGCAGGCGCGAGCTTGGTGGGTGCGTTTATATGTGCCGTACCAGGACATTTCATCGCCGTTGGACTC GGAGCAGTCCACCCTACACCTACTCTTCCCATTCCCTCATTCCTGGCAATTTTGGTACTCGCAACAGGGTTCTTCCTCGCTCCAGGAACAGGAACAGACGTTACTCGCGCGACTCTTCCGTTGTTTATAGCATTCTTCATTGGTCCTATACTCTTCCGCTCTAACCCGGGGTGGACGGATCTATTGGTTGCTGGTCTATTGTCTTACG GAGCTTCACACACCCATGCTCGTTCCCTCACTGCCAAAACCCAACCAACATCGCGTCTCATCCGGTCCTACCTAAAAACGATCCTCGCGAACCCCGAGTCTCGAAAGATATTTTACTTTTTGGTCCTTAACATGTGCTATATGCTCGTCCAGATGTTGTACGGGATTTGGACGAACAGTTTGGGATTGATTTCAGATG CAATTCATATGGCGTTTGATTGTATGGCTATTGCTGTCGGACTGCTTGCGTCAGTCATGGCTACGTGGCCCGCTAACGACAAGTTCACATATGG ATACGGCCGAATCGAAACACTGTCCGGATTCGCAAACGGGATTTTCCTCATTCTAATCTCGATATTCATCATATTCGAAGCTATCCAGCGATT gctAGACCCACCCGAAATGAATACGTCTCAACTTTTACTGGTCAGCGGCCTCGGTCTGGGCGTCAACTTGTTTGGAATGTTTGCGATGGGCGGGCACCATCATGGG CATAGTCATGGAGGACATTCGCATGGCCATTCGCATGGGGGAGGCCATTCCCATTCTTCGTCGTCCCATTCGCACTCTAGGAGCGGTGGTGATGATCATGGCCATTCTCATGGCCGCGAAGACCATGGACACTCGCATGGACACGAAGATCACGGCCATTCGCACGGGCACGAAGACCGTGGACACTCGCATGGTCATAACGACCACGGGCATTCTCATGGGAGACGGGAGAGCGCGCCCACTGTGGTTGTCAACGGGGTGAATGGGCACGGGCACGCTCATGATGATTGCGATAATCATTCACACGACGGAGAACATGGGCATTCGCATGGTGACCACGGGCACTCGCATAACGGTGACCATGGGCATTCGCACGATCACCACGAGAATTCACAAAACGGCGACCACGGGCATTCACATGATACAGACCACGGGCACTCGCACGACAGCGGCAATGGACATTCACACAATGGAAATGGCACTCATGGCCACTCGCATGACGAACACGGTCATGGACTTGCTCCATTACACGTGCCGCCCCGCAATTCCACATCCTCTCCTGGTCCCTTACTTTCCCCTACCTTGCCCTTCATGCCAGCGAACATGCGTTCGCCCTCGCCTCCCCCTGCTGCTCCCCCTATTCCTACTATAGCAACGCTCATGGCGATCATGATG GACACCTTGGGATCAGTTGGAGTAATTATTTCAACACTGCTCATCCAGTGGTATGGATGGACGGGATTCGATCCCATCGCATCACTTTTTATTGCAATCTTGATAGCAGCAAGCGTTGTTCCACTCGTCATCGATTGCGCAAAGGTTCTCAGCCTCGACGTAGGCGAGCGCGAAACGTCTATTCGACAAGCTTTGATTGAA TTGTCCAATGTCGATGGATTGGCCTCCTATTCTGCTCCACGATTCTGGCCAAAGGATGGCGAATCGCTCGTGGGTTCGATTCACATCCAGCTCGCGCCCTCAGCCTCGTCGTACGATCCGGCAGGTGCCCATCGCGCACAACGCGTGACATATGCAAATGCCGACCGAGTAGTCGATCGGGTAGAGCAACTGCTCCGTGCCCGCATACATGGTCTACACGATCTTACGATACAGGTCGAAGGAAGTCGCGACCAACCTTGGTGTTCGTGTCTGAATGATTTAGGAGCTGGACGGGGCATCTAG
- a CDS encoding dihydroxyacetone kinase, with the protein MTKVMRHGGYRSKALSARQDLKVLSYINWGRVLHSRQLAADCPRTAHSTRTNPYIGLLISDMHTIARASSFASLPSGSNSALTYPYHHQPPPFGRSNHSQSAPSTPSEQFPPPVMPNFGPSIEVATAQPTTQPSPPSTPARGCLKAPSKEFTTKSEPEVQIISPTSGRHAPGIHAGAGDGSTRRRPNMKLERLPSSAIARIQLAEGVEPHAHGGKNATNSGGKGKCKERVPTPYVKSDKTGWLSDGEE; encoded by the coding sequence ATGACCAAAGTGATGCGGCATGGCGGCTACCGGTCCAAAGCTCTTTCGGCACGACAAGATCTAAAAGTTTTATCCTATATAAACTGGGGCAGGGTACTCCACTCTCGTCAACTCGCCGCTGACTGCCCCCGCACTGCACACTCGACCCGCACCAACCCTTATATTGGGCTTTTAATTTCAGACATGCATACCATCGCTCGTGCCTCATCCTTTGCATCTCTTCCCTCGGGATCTAATAGCGCATTGACATACCCTTATCATCATCAACCACCACCATTTGGACGCTCGAATCATTCTCAGAGTGCGCCATCCACGCCATCGGAGCAGTTCCCACCACCCGTCATGCCCAATTTCGGTCCATCTATCGAGGTAGCAACCGCTCAACCCACTACTCAGCCGAGCCCACCTAGTACTCCGGCTCGCGGTTGTCTCAAGGCGCCAAGCAAAGAATTTACTACCAAATCCGAGCCTGAAGTCCAAATCATTTCTCCAACTTCTGGGCGGCATGCGCCGGGAATTCACGCTGGTGCTGGTGACGGCAGCACCCGACGACGTCCCAATATGAAGTTGGAAAGACTCCCGAGCAGCGCAATCGCCCGAATCCAGTTGGCTGAAGGTGTGGAGCCGCATGCGCACGGCGGGAAAAACGCCACCAATTCTGGAGGGAAAGGGAAATGCAAGGAGCGAGTTCCTACGCCGTACGTAAAGTCGGACAAGACGGGATGGTTATCAGACGGTGAAGAGTAG